One stretch of Bosea vaviloviae DNA includes these proteins:
- a CDS encoding ABC transporter ATP-binding protein, with amino-acid sequence MSAIAAREGLASAGSANALELRGVSRLFGALAALSDITLSVKPGERRAVLGSNGAGKTTLFNCITGDFSPSTGIIRFFGEDVTAFPPQERIRRGLRRTYQISSLFAGLSVLDNVYLACRGVSRNRFSLLRPRRDDALIHAAEGLVDAVHLSAVKDRLVGELAYGQQRQLEIALALSGAPRFILFDEPAAGLSPTERRDLVHILTSLPGHIGYIIIEHDMDVALRVVESVTMMHNGRIFKEGRPEEIESDPEVQELYLGGAHG; translated from the coding sequence ATGAGCGCCATCGCGGCACGTGAGGGGCTGGCCTCCGCCGGCTCGGCCAATGCGCTGGAGTTGCGCGGCGTCTCGCGGTTGTTCGGTGCGCTTGCGGCACTGTCGGACATCACCCTCTCGGTCAAGCCTGGCGAGCGCCGCGCGGTGCTGGGCTCGAACGGCGCGGGCAAGACGACGCTGTTCAACTGCATCACCGGGGATTTTTCGCCGAGTACCGGCATCATCCGCTTCTTCGGCGAGGATGTGACGGCCTTCCCGCCGCAGGAGCGCATCCGCCGCGGCCTGCGCCGCACCTACCAGATCTCCTCGCTGTTCGCGGGCCTCTCGGTGCTCGACAATGTCTACCTGGCGTGCCGGGGCGTGTCGCGGAACCGCTTCTCGCTTCTCCGTCCGCGTCGGGACGATGCGCTGATCCACGCAGCCGAAGGTCTGGTCGATGCAGTGCATCTGTCGGCGGTCAAGGATCGTCTGGTCGGCGAACTCGCCTATGGCCAGCAGCGCCAGCTCGAGATCGCGCTCGCACTCTCCGGTGCGCCGCGCTTCATCCTGTTCGACGAGCCGGCGGCGGGCCTGTCGCCGACGGAGCGGCGCGACCTCGTTCATATCCTGACCTCGCTGCCAGGGCATATCGGCTACATCATCATCGAGCACGACATGGATGTGGCGCTGCGCGTCGTCGAAAGCGTGACGATGATGCACAACGGCCGCATCTTCAAAGAGGGGCGTCCGGAGGAGATCGAGTCCGATCCCGAGGTTCAGGAACTCTACCTCGGAGGC
- a CDS encoding branched-chain amino acid ABC transporter permease — protein MAIADLNLEQRARPRESFPTWLARRGTAFWVVGVLLLAMPALASSFWLVQIIAYSMILGLVALSLMFLAGYGGIVSLVQMTVAAFAGYLVAILGDSAISQISLHWPWWMAAPVAILVATLFGTLCGALSVRTEGIYTIMITLAIASAFYYLTLQNYTVFNGFSGFNGVKPPVFLSIDWGQNLPFYYLTLACSILAYGTVVYVARAPFGLALQGTRDNPRRMAALGFDVVAHRIAAYSFASFIAACAGVLLVWYQRQISPGTAGVGPVVDMLIIAVVGGLSRPIGPFIGALIYVLLRTFSLDMLEGVGLDGKRYQLVIGLGFLVIVLFSPDGLIGIWQRLRERYRRGSDARDAGMRVGGGAP, from the coding sequence ATGGCCATCGCCGATCTCAACCTCGAGCAGCGCGCTCGCCCCCGGGAGAGCTTCCCGACCTGGCTGGCGCGTCGCGGCACGGCCTTCTGGGTCGTAGGTGTTCTGCTTCTGGCGATGCCGGCGCTCGCGAGTTCGTTCTGGCTCGTCCAGATCATCGCCTATTCAATGATCCTCGGCCTCGTGGCGCTGAGCCTGATGTTCCTCGCCGGCTATGGCGGCATCGTTAGTCTGGTGCAGATGACGGTGGCGGCCTTCGCCGGCTACCTCGTCGCGATCCTCGGCGACAGCGCGATTTCGCAGATCAGCCTGCACTGGCCCTGGTGGATGGCCGCGCCCGTCGCGATCCTGGTCGCGACCCTGTTCGGCACGCTGTGCGGCGCGCTCTCGGTCCGTACCGAAGGCATCTACACGATCATGATCACGCTCGCGATCGCGTCGGCCTTCTACTACCTGACGCTGCAGAACTATACGGTCTTCAACGGCTTCAGCGGCTTCAACGGCGTCAAGCCGCCGGTCTTCCTCAGCATCGACTGGGGCCAGAACCTGCCCTTCTACTATCTGACGCTGGCCTGTTCGATCCTGGCCTATGGCACGGTAGTCTACGTCGCGCGAGCGCCTTTCGGCCTCGCCTTGCAGGGCACGCGCGACAATCCGCGCCGGATGGCGGCACTGGGCTTCGATGTCGTCGCGCATCGCATCGCGGCCTACAGCTTCGCCTCCTTCATTGCGGCTTGCGCCGGCGTGCTGCTGGTCTGGTATCAGCGCCAGATCTCGCCCGGCACGGCCGGCGTCGGCCCAGTCGTCGACATGCTCATCATCGCCGTCGTCGGCGGATTAAGCCGCCCGATCGGACCCTTCATCGGCGCCTTGATCTATGTGCTGCTGCGCACCTTCTCGCTCGATATGCTGGAAGGGGTAGGGCTCGACGGCAAGCGCTATCAGCTCGTGATCGGCCTCGGTTTTCTCGTCATCGTGCTGTTCTCGCCCGACGGCCTGATCGGCATCTGGCAGCGCCTGCGCGAGCGCTATCGTCGGGGCAGCGATGCCCGCGACGCCGGGATGCGTGTCGGCGGAGGCGCGCCATGA
- a CDS encoding branched-chain amino acid ABC transporter permease, which translates to MSDFIARRPVWSLVIIFAVGILVWLVFSVWTPGLEAVLGRKRVFLSALFNGITLGALYFLVASGFTLIFGLMRNVNLAHGSLYLFGGYLGYSVGNLTGSWLLALLAAFIVVGVVGVLMQVLLFRWMEGQDLRQTLVTIGLSIIFADLLLWNYGGDTFQVTAPDWLSGPVQLPFVVALRGNGEAVMMIYPFVRIAILIGAIIVGVLMWLALNRTRVGMLVRAGVDDRDMLSATGVRVQLVFVMIFAFGAGLAGLAGVIGGTFQSLQPGEDTKILLSSLVVVIVGGMGSIPGAAIGALIVGLAEQFGSVYMPTYAVMLTFIIMVAVLAVRPQGLAARR; encoded by the coding sequence ATGTCTGATTTCATCGCACGCCGCCCGGTCTGGTCGCTCGTGATTATTTTCGCGGTGGGCATACTGGTCTGGCTGGTGTTCTCGGTCTGGACGCCGGGGTTGGAGGCGGTGCTGGGCCGCAAGCGCGTCTTCCTGAGCGCGCTGTTCAACGGCATCACGCTCGGCGCGCTCTATTTCCTGGTCGCCAGCGGCTTCACCCTGATCTTCGGGCTGATGCGTAACGTAAACCTCGCTCATGGCTCGCTTTATCTGTTCGGCGGTTATCTCGGTTACAGCGTCGGCAATCTCACAGGCTCCTGGCTTCTGGCGCTTCTGGCGGCCTTCATCGTTGTCGGCGTCGTTGGCGTGCTGATGCAGGTGCTCCTGTTCCGCTGGATGGAAGGCCAGGACCTGCGCCAGACGCTTGTCACGATCGGCCTCTCGATCATTTTCGCCGACCTGCTGCTATGGAACTATGGCGGCGACACCTTCCAGGTCACGGCGCCGGACTGGCTCTCCGGTCCCGTTCAGCTGCCCTTCGTCGTCGCGCTGCGCGGCAATGGCGAGGCGGTCATGATGATTTACCCGTTCGTCCGCATCGCCATCCTGATCGGAGCGATCATCGTCGGTGTTCTGATGTGGCTCGCGCTGAACCGGACGCGGGTCGGCATGTTGGTCCGCGCCGGCGTCGATGATCGCGACATGCTCTCGGCCACAGGCGTGCGCGTTCAGCTCGTCTTCGTCATGATCTTCGCTTTCGGCGCCGGGCTTGCGGGACTGGCGGGCGTCATCGGCGGCACCTTCCAGTCGCTGCAGCCGGGCGAGGACACAAAAATCCTGCTGTCCTCGCTCGTCGTCGTCATCGTCGGCGGCATGGGCTCGATCCCCGGAGCCGCGATCGGCGCGCTGATCGTCGGCCTCGCGGAGCAGTTCGGCTCGGTCTACATGCCGACCTATGCCGTGATGCTGACCTTCATCATCATGGTCGCGGTGCTGGCGGTACGGCCGCAAGGCCTGGCGGCGAGGCGCTGA